AGGATTCTGCTCAGGTCCACGCCGGGGGCGGCGTCCATCTCCACGTTGACGTCTCCGCCCACCTGGCCTCTCAGGGAGTTCATTTCCTACACAACCAAAGAACAATCCATTATGGTGGCCGATTAGAATTCCCCAGTCGGAGGTGTTCCTGGACTGAACGCTGTCTTCAGCCATCTGAATTGCATCTCTTCCCTCCCAGCTAACCCTCTAAGTGGGCTTTTCCATTTAGCTCTCACCTCCTCGTGGTTCTTCCGGAGGTAGGCCAGCTCCTCCTTGAGGCTCTCGATCTGCATCTCCAGGTCGGCTCTGGCCAGGGTCAGCTCGTCCAGCACCCTACGCAGGCCGTTGATGTCGGCCTCCACGCTCAAGCGCAGGTTCAGCTCCGTCTCGTACCTGGAATGACCCAAGAGAAATGAGACACCCACCCCAGTCACACTGGTGGTTCTGTTCTCTTCCCCACTTCTGTCCATAGTTGGCCTTCTTGGGTGGTTTATGGAGCCAGTCTTGATTGGCATGGATAGACATAATACCCATTATTCCTCAGATATGAACATCTGGGGAGGGGGACAATGACAGGAGTAAGTAGTTCATTGTGCTGTAGAATTCATGGAGGGGAGATGCCAACCAATATGACTACCGCTTGCACTTCAGGAACAAGTTGGAAAGTGGGGAGTGCCTCTCCCTGAAGCAGTGGCTCCCTAATCTGACTGTGGATCAAAATCACCCAAGTAGCctattaaaaataactgaatcagAATCCCAAGGGTGGGGCCCAAGAGTATTGTATTTTTACAAGCGCCCCAAGGGGGTTGCACACAGCCATCCTGACACAGGCACGCTCTGTTCAGGGAACACTGCTCCCAAAACGCCCCACCCAGGGAAGACCAGGTGCTCTGAACCACCACTCAAACTCACTTGGTGCGGAAGTCATCAGCAGCCAGACGGGCATTGTCAATCTGCAGCACAACATTAGCATTGTCCACAGTGGCTGTGAGGATCTGCAGATGGAAAGGGCACAGGTCATTGGTGGAAAGGACAGTGTTAGCCAGACCTGACTTCAGCCTGCATCAGGCCTTTACCTTCATGCTTTTCTTGAATCCCCATTACTCCCCACAAGCCTTTGCCATGGCAGCCTAAAGGATAATCCCTGTTGGTCCAGCCTGGCTCATGCTCATCAGAATGGGTAGAAAGAGCCTTGGCTTTAAAATAAATAGCCCTTGAGTTTGGGTCCTGCTTCTACCACTGACTTGTTACAAAACCTGAGATGGGTCTCAGAGCCACAAGTTCCCTGCCATTGAGGAGAATGACCAGGTTCTCCAGACCCCCTTCCTGACTTGAATTCTCTCTCTGCACAAGCCAGGCCTGCCAAGACTCTGTAGACACATGCACTCCTTCTCAAGCCCTCGGAGCACAGGATCTTAAGTGGGGCTTTCCCACAAACTGAGGTCCAGCTGGCACAGAGGATTCAAATCAGAAGAAgcaaatgggggtgggggaagggttgGTGGGGATAGATCGAACTCTGGATTGGCTAGAGTTCCCTCCCTCATCATCTGATTTCCCTAATCCCCTCAAAGCATCAGAGCCAGACATCAAGATCAGCAGACTCCTGGTGTGATATGGGAGCAAGGAACAAGAGTCAGATGACACAAGTCCCCCCAGCTCCCCTCCTGTGTGGGGCACGTGAGGTGGGTCACTGCTGATTGTCTCTGTGGGTTTTCCGTGCCCTGTTGGCTGTGGGGAGGGGCTGCCTGTGCCAAGACTCATGGAGGCAGCCACCACAGCCCAGACTAATGAGCTAATGAGCAGTTTGGATGTCTAGCCTGGTCCCGTTACAGCCTCGCTCCTCCCCTGGGCTGGAGAAAAAGTTGCTGCCTCCCAAGCTAGCAGGTGGAGCACAAGGGCTCTAGCTTTGGCTCTGCCATTAAtttgctatgtgaccttggacagagaGCCCAAAGCTTCAACTTCTTCTTCTGTAACTCATAAGGGTAGGAACCCCTGGTGTCTCATGGGTCTCGAGTCCAGAGAGGTATGAGCCAGGTGTGGAAAAGGAGACCATCTTTTCATAGACCAGCTCTGTTGGGGTCATCTAGAGCCAGAAGAAGGGGCTGGAGGCTAGCCTGTCTAAGAATTCAAAGCAATCAATGCTCTGAGGCCTCCATTGCTCCTGAGTGAGGTGGCTAGAATGGCACCTCCTGCCGCCTGGCCCACACACCTTGTTCCTCAGGTCCTCGATGGTCTTGAAGTAGGGGCTGTAGTCCTTGATCTCAGCAGGCCGCTGCCTCTGGTACCAGTCACGGATTTTCACCTCCAGGTCAGCGTTGGCCTCTTCCAGGGCACGCACCTTGTCCAGGTAGGAGGCCAGGCGGTCATTCAGGTTCTGCATGGTCACCTTCTCACTGCCTGCCAGGAGCCCATCACCAACGCCAAAGCCACCACCAAAACCACCACCCACGCCACCACCGAAGCCACCACCAAAGCCGGCACCAAGGCCACCGCCATATCCTCCACCGAAGCCGCTGCCCAGGGCCCcgccaaagctgctgctgctgctgaaaccACCACCATAGCCACCCCCTAGCCCGCAGACACCCCCGGAGGAGTAGcgggaggaggagacagacagGCCTCCATAGGCGCTGGGGGCCCGGCAGGAGCCTCCAGCCAGGACGGAGGATATGCGGCTA
The DNA window shown above is from Bos javanicus breed banteng chromosome 19, ARS-OSU_banteng_1.0, whole genome shotgun sequence and carries:
- the KRT14 gene encoding keratin, type I cytoskeletal 14, translating into MTTCSRQYTSSSSIKSSGGIGGGSSRISSVLAGGSCRAPSAYGGLSVSSSRYSSGGVCGLGGGYGGGFSSSSSFGGALGSGFGGGYGGGLGAGFGGGFGGGVGGGFGGGFGVGDGLLAGSEKVTMQNLNDRLASYLDKVRALEEANADLEVKIRDWYQRQRPAEIKDYSPYFKTIEDLRNKILTATVDNANVVLQIDNARLAADDFRTKYETELNLRLSVEADINGLRRVLDELTLARADLEMQIESLKEELAYLRKNHEEEMNSLRGQVGGDVNVEMDAAPGVDLSRILNEMRDQYEKMAEKNRKDAEDWFFSKTEELNREVATNSELVQSGKSEISELRRTLQNLEIELQSQLSMKASLENSLEETKGRYCMQLAQIQELISSVEEQLAQLRCEMEQQNQEYKILLDVKTRLEQEIATYRRLLEGEDAHLSSSQFSSGSQSSRDVSSSRQVRTKVVDVHDGKVVSTHEQIVRTKN